A region from the Vicia villosa cultivar HV-30 ecotype Madison, WI linkage group LG3, Vvil1.0, whole genome shotgun sequence genome encodes:
- the LOC131658095 gene encoding uncharacterized protein LOC131658095 has protein sequence MKGKTVLEFGGWIDDLWAWGDCGINVELLPVSSLDAYQQLCNLIGCVAPVADKPDSLFWQHDRVRGYSAKVGYDCLVGRTDDVSFDEDYSRAFRLLWSSEVPFNIKGFVWKCFLNRLPTKDQLVCRGIPLSNPDLSCVFCAGAEESLLHILFGCPVSRLVWNNIALWTGLDPVMEENPWKNFLEWGVLASSKRVKRRKEGLIWMAVVMGIWLRRNEIVFNKGSCNVNDITWEIKLKVWRWSFFGEIAYSKCNFYDFCKNPLFYLK, from the coding sequence ATGAAGGGGAAGACGGTGCTCGAGTTTGGAGGATGGATTGATGACTTATGGGCTTGGGGTGATTGCGGAATTAACGTGGAACTGCTGCCAGTTTCCTCTCTAGACGCCTATCAGCAGCTTTGTAATCTTATTGGGTGTGTAGCTCCGGTGGCGGATAAACCGGACAGTCTGTTTTGGCAGCATGACCGTGTTCGTGGTTATAGCGCAAAGGTGGGTTATGATTGTCTGGTGGGCAGAACAGATGatgtgagctttgatgaagattattCCAGAGCTTTTCGCCTCTTGTGGTCCTCCGAAGTGCCGTTCAACATAAAGGGTTTTGTTTGGAAATGTTTCTTAAACAGATTACCAACCAAAGATCAGCTAGTTTGCAGAGGAATTCCGTTATCCAATCCGGATTTATCTTGTGTTTTCTGTGCAGGGGCGGAGGAATCGTTACTCCATATTCTCTTTGGCTGTCCAGTGTCGAGGCTGGTATGGAATAATATTGCGCTTTGGACTGGTTTGGATCCGGTTATGGAAGAGAATCCTTGGAAAAACTTCCTTGAGTGGGGCGTTCTTGCGAGTTCAAAGAGAGTCAAAAGAAGAAAGGAAGGGCTGATTTGGATGGCAGTGGTTATGGGGATTTGGTTGAGGAGAAACGAAATTGTTTTTAACAAAGGATCTTGTAATGTTAATGATATCACTTGGGAGATTAAATTGAAGGTTTGGAGATGGTCGTTTTTTGGCGAAATTGCTTATTCCAAGTGTAATTTCTACGACTTTTGTAAAAATCCGCTTTTTTACTTAAAGTAG
- the LOC131658096 gene encoding uncharacterized protein LOC131658096, producing MPDNPKMVRLDRPTQTASARRERATEQAARGHEHRREPQEKVEGPFTSSLRIRLSRVSSSMNNEEAPKEVHVSAHEEVHVPAQDEVRVLAPVHVTPTYLGGPFDTSFLIYYSDHVARHVFSGETLLKSVNHARKIFTLVHPTANWFKDNIIAFGLLGLCCSSYNTISHKMHEAFVDRWHKETSYFHFSVG from the exons ATGCCTGATAACCCAAAAATGGTTAGACTCGACAGGCCAACCCAAACTGCTTCCGCTCGGCGTGAGAGAGCTACTGAGCAGGCTGCGAGGGGTCACGAACATCGTCGGGAACCACAAGAGAAAGTGGAGGGACCATTCACTTCTTCTCTCAGGATTCGTCTATCCCGTGTGTCCTCATCTATGAATAATGAGGAGGCACCAAAGGAGGTACATGTTTCTGCACACGAGGAGGTTCATGTTCCTGCACAAGACGAGGTTCGTGTTCTAGCACCCGTGCATGTTACCCCGACTTACCtaggagggccctttgacacctcCTTCTTGATATATTACTCCGATCATGTCGCCCGACATGTTTTCAGTGGAGAg ACACTACTAAAGTCTGTGAACCACGCTCGCAAAATATTCACTCTGGTTCATCCTACTGCAAATTGGTTCAAGGATAACATTATTGCCTTCGGACTTTTAGGACTTTGTTGTTCTAGTTACAACACCATTAGCCACAAAATGCATGAGGCATTCGTTGATagatggcacaaggagacgtcataTTTCCACTTTTCGGTTGGATAG